The following are from one region of the Chionomys nivalis chromosome 16, mChiNiv1.1, whole genome shotgun sequence genome:
- the LOC130888218 gene encoding stimulated by retinoic acid gene 6 protein-like → MFLFSEGYQPLEVPQWAQAFVLFIGGMEVGLSYFPFFACLSSEFRLVSSILGFSYSLIWFVVTILQIAECPHGQYLGRFETLVFYWPSLLCLGFLLGRFLYMFVKALPIRLVLEPQTKEKSLLEAHQAKHVKRLLSKPRLQEREKSWFQTRVYEWDPFFQFPSRMIGTLVLASICLYLFIVIEFCVFLLVKDELDVFEDRLQSYLTHMNETETLTPVILQVQELISVTKGVWVVAILPASLTCVSYLFHILACYRKHMKRLWAGDKHFLPQKFHRPSSAASVVAIARYSGWQIAYILWGYLIIHVVQSLCGVMLMYSLVLPILHHQGLEMLRGLAVGVLTLSIVVGLMILQVWIAGSFFLQPKLGTADTQKPLALNNRRAFHNFNYFLFFYNVLLGLGACLSRLLISCLLGTWLIARIDRTIMQSGYEGADMGFNAWVGMLFVDHYHTNPVLVSFCHILVTSHRDRKLQKTLKYCYLNQSAGPRISARARTRWLLLQTLINNPRLVMLRKSKSGHGSQEFAQILPTCSDC, encoded by the exons atgttcttgtTCTCAGAAGGCTACCAGCCCCTGGAGGTTCCGCAGTGGGCCCAAG CCTTTGTCCTTTTCATTGGGGGCATGGAAGTCGGCCTGTCTTACTTTCCCTTCTTTGCCTGCCTGTCCTCAGAGTTCCGGTTGGTCAGCTCCATCCTGGGCTTCAGCTACTCCCTGATCTG GTTTGTGGTTACCATTCTTCAGATCGCAGAGTGTCCCCATGGCCAG TATCTAGGGAGGTTCGAGACTCTCGTCTTCTACTGGCCCTCACTGCTGTGCCTGGGTTTCCTGCTTGGCCGCTTCCTATACATGTTTGTTAAGGCTCTGCCCATTCGCCTGGTCCTGGAGCCGCAAACG AAAGAAAAGTCATTGTTGGAGGCTCACCAGGCAAAGCATGTGAAACGGCTCCTGAGCAAGCCCCGGCTGCA agaaagagaaaagtcttGGTTCCAAACCAGAGTGTATGAGTGGGACCCCTTCTTCCAGTTCCCCAGCAGGATGATCGGGACCCTCGTGCTGGCATCCATCTGCCTGTACCTT TTTATTGTCATCGAGTTCTGCGTGTTCCTACTTGTGAAGGACGAACTGGATGTATTTGAAGACAGACTGCAGAGCTATCTCACCCATATGAATGAGACAGAGACCTTGACCCCGGTCATCCTTCAGGTGCAAGAACTGATCAGTGTCACTAAAG gagtctgggtggtgGCCATTCTGCCCGCCTCCCTCACGTGTGTCAGCTATCTCTTCCACATACTGGCCTGTTACAG AAAGCACATGAAGAGGCTGTGGGCCGGAGACAAACACTTCCTCCCTCAGAAGTTCCATCGTCCCTCCTCAGCAGCCAGTGTG gTGGCCATTGCTAGGTACTCCGGCTGGCAAATAGCTTACATCCTCTGGG GCTACCTCATCATCCATGTGGTACAGAGTCTCTGCGGTGTGATGCTCATGTACAGTCTGGTGCTGCCCATCCTCCACCACCAAGGCCTGGAGATGCTGCGAGGGCTGGCCGTTGGGGT CCTCACCCTCTCCATAGTCGTGGGCCTCATGATCCTGCAGGTGTGGATTGCTGGCAGTTTCTTCCTGCAGCCCAAGCTAGGCACGGCTGACACGCAGAAGCCCCTGGCTCTCAACAACAG GAGAGCATTCCACAACTTCAACTACTTCCTGTTTTTCTACAATGTGCTCCTGGGCCTGGGCGCCTGCCTCTCCAGGCTGCTCATCAGCTGCCTCCTGGGCACCTGGCTGATTGCCCGGATTGACAGGACCATCATGCAGAGCGGCTATGAGGGCGCAGACATGG GCTTCAATGCGTGGGTTGGCATGCTCTTTGTGGACCACTATCACACCAACCCTGTGCTGGTCAGCTTTTGCCACATCCTGGTCACAAGCCACAGGGACCGGAAGCTGCAGAAGACCCTGAAATACTGCTACCTGAACCAATCAGCAG GTCCCCGAATCTCAGCCAGGGCCCGAACGAGGTGGCTCCTGCTACAGACACTGATCAACAACCCCAGGCTCGTCATGCTTAGAAAATCAAAATCAGGACATGGTTCCCAAGAGTTTGCCCAGATTCTGCCGACCTGCTCCGATTGCTGA